One Phoenix dactylifera cultivar Barhee BC4 chromosome 14, palm_55x_up_171113_PBpolish2nd_filt_p, whole genome shotgun sequence DNA window includes the following coding sequences:
- the LOC113462345 gene encoding RING-H2 finger protein ATL78-like, which translates to MSSTSSASPAIIQSQIIDIYHRRLLLIHTPLDKQPIQLRPPLTGPAGSEPDSSMPGGSVDANIVLILAVLLCALIGVLGLKSVIRCALRCSVEPEANPMMARFTQIGIRRKALRALPTLVYSAAPGLHRANPECAICLSDFVPGDRVRVLPKCDHGFHARCIDRWLMTRSSCPTCRRCLFGSSPKTSDCAEVNHPGPVPVQPILVPLEPEGLIARYES; encoded by the coding sequence ATGTCTTCTACTTCCTCCGCTTCCCCAGCCATCATCCAATCTCAGATCATAGACATCTATCATAGAAGACTTCTGCTGATCCACACACCCCTCGATAAACAGCCCATTCAACTAAGACCACCTTTGACCGGTCCGGCTGGTTCTGAGCCGGATTCCAGCATGCCGGGAGGTAGCGTCGATGCCAACATCGTCCTGATCCTCGCCGTCCTCCTATGTGCTTTAATTGGCGTGCTGGGACTCAAGTCTGTCATCCGGTGTGCACTCCGGTGCTCGGTCGAGCCCGAGGCGAATCCGATGATGGCCCGGTTCACTCAGATCGGGATCAGGAGGAAGGCACTCCGGGCCCTGCCCACCCTGGTCTACTCGGCCGCTCCCGGGCTCCATCGAGCTAACCCAGAGTGCGCCATCTGTCTCTCGGATTTTGTGCCTGGGGATCGGGTTCGCGTCCTACCCAAGTGCGATCATGGGTTCCATGCCAGGTGCATCGATCGGTGGCTCATGACTCGGTCATCGTGCCCGACCTGCCGGCGATGTTTGTTTGGTTCGAGCCCAAAGACCTCCGATTGCGCCGAGGTGAACCACCCAGGTCCGGTGCCAGTTCAGCCAATTCTGGTACCGTTGGAACCAGAAGGTTTAATTGCTCGCTATGAATCATAG